From the genome of Yersinia enterocolitica, one region includes:
- a CDS encoding penicillin-insensitive murein endopeptidase, whose product MNKWIVGAVALAATVALTAIAPVMAATPWQQIANPVAGSPQSIGGFANGCVIGAMPLPLQSADYQVMRPDQRRYFGHPDLLNFIHRLSAQAEQHRLGTVLIGDMAMPAGGRFSSGHDSHQSGLDVDIWLQLPVQRWSQQQLLKPQPVDLVAADGKRVVPALWQPQVESLIKLAANDNEVTRIFVNPAIKKQLCLDAGTDRNWLHKVRPWFGHRAHMHVRLRCPADSLECLDQDTPPAGDGCGAELESWFQPHQPSAKPGKTLPPPLPPSCQALLDNHFAAE is encoded by the coding sequence ATGAACAAATGGATTGTGGGTGCAGTGGCACTTGCCGCTACCGTAGCACTCACCGCTATAGCCCCGGTCATGGCGGCGACGCCATGGCAACAGATAGCCAACCCGGTTGCAGGTTCTCCACAGTCGATTGGTGGTTTTGCCAACGGCTGCGTTATTGGTGCAATGCCTTTGCCGCTCCAATCGGCAGATTATCAGGTGATGCGCCCGGATCAGCGCCGTTATTTCGGTCATCCTGATTTACTGAACTTTATCCACCGTCTGAGTGCGCAGGCTGAGCAACATCGCTTGGGAACGGTATTGATTGGCGATATGGCAATGCCCGCCGGTGGGCGCTTTAGTAGTGGGCATGACAGCCATCAATCTGGTCTGGATGTGGATATCTGGTTACAACTGCCAGTACAGCGCTGGAGCCAACAGCAATTGCTGAAACCGCAACCTGTTGATTTGGTGGCAGCCGACGGCAAACGGGTCGTCCCCGCACTGTGGCAACCTCAGGTCGAGAGCCTTATCAAGTTAGCGGCTAACGATAACGAAGTGACGCGTATTTTCGTCAATCCGGCGATTAAAAAGCAACTGTGTCTGGATGCCGGAACGGATCGTAATTGGTTGCATAAAGTGCGCCCGTGGTTCGGCCATCGTGCACATATGCATGTAAGATTGCGCTGCCCGGCAGATAGCCTGGAGTGTTTGGATCAAGACACGCCTCCTGCGGGGGATGGTTGTGGTGCAGAACTGGAAAGCTGGTTCCAGCCCCATCAACCGAGTGCTAAACCGGGTAAAACCTTACCCCCACCATTGCCGCCTTCATGTCAGGCTTTGTTGGATAACCATTTTGCTGCGGAATAA
- a CDS encoding bifunctional tRNA (5-methylaminomethyl-2-thiouridine)(34)-methyltransferase MnmD/FAD-dependent 5-carboxymethylaminomethyl-2-thiouridine(34) oxidoreductase MnmC: MSHPPIQTATLSWNEQGTPVSEQFGDIYFSNEDGLEETHYVFLKGNGFPERFIQHPRDNCIFAETGFGTGLNFLTLWRDFAQFKQQHASAKLQRLHYISFEKYPLQVADLAAAHDRWPELAFFAEQLRAQWPLPLAGCHRILLAQGSITLDLWFGDVNTLLPQLDASLNNQVDAWFLDGFAPAKNPDMWNDMLFNAMARMARPGGTFATFTAAGFVRRGLQQAGFDVAKVKGFGQKREMLTGRLPQSIGSASAPWYHRPAAVRCDDIAIIGGGIVSALTALALLRRGAKVTLYCADAQPAQGASGNRQGALYPLLNGKDDALENFFTSAFTFARRQYDQLLAQGIHFDHQWCGVSQLAFDEKSRGKIDKMLQISWPVSFAEAMSREQLSALAGLDCAHDGIHYPAGGWLCPSDLTTALLLLAQQKGMACHYQHELSQLEHVDGQWQLSFQQLSAQPIDSQQHDTQQPLTAKQHATVVLATGHRLAEWQQTQHLPLSAVRGQVSHIPTTSVLSQLQQVLCYDGYLTPVNPANQHHCIGASYQRGDIATDFRADEQQENRDRLLRCLPQVNWPHQVDISDNQARCGVRCAIRDHLPMVGAVPDYAATLAQYQDLPRKIQRGDEIAPAPVWPELFMVGALGSRGLCSAPLVAEILAAQMFGEPQPLDAPTLAALNPNRFWIRKLLKGRPVQQRVARLS, from the coding sequence GTGAGCCATCCCCCAATCCAAACCGCGACATTAAGCTGGAATGAACAGGGTACACCTGTATCGGAACAGTTTGGTGACATCTATTTTTCCAATGAAGATGGGCTGGAAGAGACTCACTACGTTTTTCTTAAGGGGAATGGCTTCCCTGAGCGTTTCATTCAACACCCGCGGGATAACTGCATTTTTGCCGAAACGGGCTTCGGGACTGGCTTAAATTTTCTGACATTATGGCGCGATTTCGCTCAGTTCAAACAGCAACACGCCAGTGCAAAACTCCAGCGATTACACTATATCAGCTTCGAAAAATACCCCCTACAGGTGGCAGATTTAGCTGCCGCCCATGACCGCTGGCCAGAACTGGCATTTTTTGCCGAACAATTGCGCGCGCAATGGCCGTTACCTCTTGCTGGCTGCCATCGTATTCTGCTAGCGCAGGGGAGTATCACTCTGGATCTGTGGTTTGGTGATGTCAATACCTTACTGCCCCAGTTGGATGCCAGCCTGAATAATCAAGTAGATGCCTGGTTTCTTGATGGCTTTGCCCCGGCGAAAAACCCCGATATGTGGAATGATATGCTGTTCAATGCCATGGCGCGGATGGCAAGGCCGGGGGGCACTTTTGCCACATTTACTGCCGCCGGATTTGTTCGCCGTGGTTTGCAACAAGCAGGTTTTGACGTAGCTAAAGTGAAAGGTTTTGGGCAAAAACGTGAAATGCTCACGGGCAGATTGCCGCAAAGCATCGGGTCAGCCTCAGCGCCTTGGTACCATCGGCCAGCCGCGGTCCGTTGTGATGATATCGCGATCATTGGCGGCGGTATCGTCAGTGCATTGACAGCATTAGCCTTATTGCGCCGTGGGGCCAAGGTCACGCTCTATTGCGCCGATGCACAACCGGCGCAAGGTGCATCAGGTAACCGGCAAGGTGCGCTCTATCCCCTGCTAAACGGCAAAGATGATGCACTGGAAAACTTTTTCACCAGCGCATTTACCTTTGCCCGCCGCCAATATGATCAATTGTTAGCACAAGGCATTCATTTTGATCATCAATGGTGCGGTGTCAGCCAATTGGCATTTGATGAAAAAAGCCGTGGCAAGATTGATAAAATGCTGCAAATAAGCTGGCCGGTGTCATTCGCCGAAGCCATGAGCCGTGAACAGCTCAGTGCGCTCGCGGGGCTGGATTGCGCCCACGATGGTATACATTATCCCGCCGGAGGCTGGTTATGCCCATCAGACCTCACCACAGCGCTGCTGCTGCTGGCCCAACAAAAAGGCATGGCATGCCACTATCAGCATGAACTGAGTCAGTTAGAGCATGTTGACGGGCAATGGCAGCTCAGCTTCCAGCAACTCAGTGCCCAACCCATCGATAGCCAACAACACGATACCCAACAACCACTGACGGCGAAACAACATGCTACAGTGGTGCTGGCCACCGGCCACCGCTTAGCTGAGTGGCAACAAACCCAGCATCTGCCACTGTCAGCCGTGCGCGGGCAGGTCTCGCACATTCCCACGACCTCAGTACTCAGTCAGTTGCAGCAAGTGCTGTGCTATGACGGCTATCTGACGCCAGTGAACCCGGCTAACCAGCATCACTGTATTGGTGCCAGTTATCAGCGCGGCGATATTGCCACTGATTTTCGTGCCGATGAGCAGCAAGAGAACCGGGACCGCCTGTTACGCTGTCTGCCACAAGTAAATTGGCCGCATCAGGTTGATATCAGTGATAATCAAGCGCGCTGCGGGGTGCGTTGCGCTATTCGTGATCACTTACCGATGGTGGGCGCGGTACCGGATTATGCTGCAACACTGGCACAATATCAGGATCTGCCACGCAAAATTCAGCGTGGTGATGAGATAGCGCCAGCGCCGGTATGGCCGGAATTATTCATGGTGGGGGCATTGGGGTCACGGGGGTTGTGCAGTGCGCCATTGGTGGCAGAAATTTTGGCCGCACAAATGTTTGGGGAACCGCAGCCATTAGATGCGCCGACGCTGGCGGCACTCAATCCCAATCGATTTTGGATTCGAAAATTGCTAAAAGGCAGGCCGGTACAACAGCGCGTTGCGAGGTTATCTTAG
- the fadJ gene encoding fatty acid oxidation complex subunit alpha FadJ, translated as MGQENLLNSGSETASGDSRTPTDSVFTLNVRPDNIGVITIDVIGDKVNTLKAEFAEQIAEILQQAQALSQLQGLVIISGKPDSFIAGADITMIAACRTAHDARVLAQKGQSVLAQIAAFPIPVVAAIHGACLGGGLELALACHSRICSLDDKTVLGLPEVQLGLLPGSGGTQRLPRLIGVSKALDMILTGRQVRARQALKMGLVDDAVPLDILLDVAVKRAKAGWLDRPVLPWQERLLSGPLGKALLFKIVRKKTLAQTKGHYPAAERIIDVVRKGLDYGGPSGYEAEARAFGDLAMSPQSSALRSLFFATTSLKKETGGTAQPRAIHRVGVLGGGLMGGGIANVTATRAGLPVRIKDINPQGINQALKYTWDALGKRVRSKRMRPAERQRQMMLISGSTDYCGFDSVDIVVEAVFEDLSLKQQMVADIERFGAAHTIFASNTSSLPISQIAAQAQRPEQVIGLHYFSPVDKMPLVEVIPHAKTSEETIATTVALARKQGKTAIVVADCAGFYVNRILAPYINEAARCVLDGEPIDSVDKALVNFGFPVGPITLLDEVGIDVGTKIMPILVEQLGPRFAAPPSFDVILKDGRKGRKNGRGFYLYPAATKGINWKKKQDKQVDTSVYVLLGVTPKAHIESSVIAQRCTMMMLNEAARCLDESIIRNPRDGDIGAVFGIGFPPFLGGPFRYLDSLGVEKVVKTLRLLAQQYGERFEPCQLLVSMAEQQQTFYPQERNPDEVPGEER; from the coding sequence ATGGGTCAGGAAAATTTACTTAACAGCGGTAGTGAAACAGCCTCAGGGGATAGCCGTACCCCAACCGATTCGGTCTTTACCCTCAATGTGCGGCCAGACAATATCGGTGTGATCACCATTGATGTTATTGGTGACAAAGTGAATACCTTAAAGGCTGAATTTGCAGAGCAAATTGCCGAGATACTGCAACAAGCGCAGGCTTTATCACAATTGCAGGGGCTGGTTATTATTTCTGGCAAGCCAGACTCTTTTATTGCAGGTGCTGATATCACCATGATTGCCGCTTGCCGTACCGCGCACGATGCGCGTGTATTGGCACAGAAAGGGCAATCTGTTCTAGCGCAGATCGCTGCATTCCCCATACCGGTGGTGGCTGCTATCCATGGTGCTTGCCTGGGCGGTGGTTTGGAGCTGGCGCTAGCGTGCCATAGTCGCATCTGTTCGCTAGATGACAAAACGGTACTCGGTTTGCCAGAGGTTCAACTGGGTCTGTTGCCCGGATCGGGTGGTACACAACGCTTGCCGCGGTTGATTGGTGTCAGCAAAGCACTGGATATGATTCTTACCGGCAGACAAGTCCGTGCGCGCCAGGCGCTTAAGATGGGGCTGGTGGACGATGCGGTGCCCCTCGATATCTTGTTAGATGTGGCGGTCAAACGGGCCAAAGCGGGTTGGCTCGATAGGCCAGTTTTACCTTGGCAGGAACGTCTACTTAGCGGCCCATTGGGTAAAGCATTACTGTTTAAGATTGTGCGTAAAAAAACGCTGGCGCAGACCAAGGGCCATTATCCGGCGGCGGAGCGCATTATTGATGTGGTGCGTAAAGGATTGGACTACGGTGGCCCCAGTGGTTATGAAGCGGAAGCCAGAGCCTTTGGTGATCTGGCCATGTCTCCCCAGTCATCTGCTTTGCGTAGCTTGTTCTTTGCCACAACATCACTGAAAAAGGAGACCGGTGGTACAGCGCAGCCTCGTGCTATTCATCGTGTTGGGGTCTTGGGTGGCGGTTTGATGGGGGGCGGAATTGCCAATGTAACGGCCACTCGCGCAGGCTTGCCGGTACGTATCAAAGATATTAATCCGCAAGGGATTAATCAGGCGCTAAAATACACTTGGGATGCCTTAGGCAAGCGGGTTCGCAGTAAGCGTATGCGCCCGGCTGAACGGCAGCGCCAGATGATGCTGATTTCCGGCAGCACAGATTATTGCGGTTTTGACTCGGTTGATATCGTAGTTGAAGCTGTATTTGAAGATTTATCATTGAAGCAGCAAATGGTTGCTGATATCGAACGTTTCGGCGCAGCACATACCATTTTTGCCTCCAATACCTCCTCATTGCCGATAAGCCAAATTGCTGCGCAGGCACAGCGACCAGAACAGGTGATCGGCCTGCACTACTTTAGCCCGGTAGATAAAATGCCGCTGGTTGAAGTGATTCCTCATGCAAAAACCAGCGAAGAAACTATCGCAACCACAGTAGCTTTGGCGCGTAAACAAGGTAAAACAGCTATTGTCGTGGCTGATTGCGCTGGGTTTTATGTAAACCGAATTCTGGCTCCATATATCAACGAAGCTGCTCGCTGTGTACTGGACGGTGAACCTATCGATTCTGTTGACAAAGCGTTGGTGAATTTTGGCTTCCCGGTTGGGCCGATCACACTGTTGGATGAAGTTGGTATTGATGTAGGTACCAAAATCATGCCGATTCTGGTTGAGCAACTAGGGCCGCGTTTTGCTGCACCTCCATCATTTGATGTCATCTTGAAGGATGGACGGAAAGGGCGTAAAAATGGCCGTGGCTTTTATCTCTATCCGGCAGCAACCAAAGGTATTAACTGGAAGAAAAAACAGGATAAACAAGTCGATACCAGTGTTTATGTCTTGCTGGGTGTGACGCCGAAAGCCCATATCGAGTCCTCGGTGATAGCACAGCGTTGTACCATGATGATGTTGAATGAAGCAGCACGTTGTCTGGATGAATCGATAATTCGTAACCCACGCGATGGTGATATTGGTGCTGTGTTTGGCATCGGCTTCCCGCCATTCCTCGGGGGGCCTTTCCGCTATCTGGATAGTCTGGGGGTGGAGAAGGTCGTGAAAACACTCAGATTGTTGGCACAACAATACGGCGAACGTTTTGAACCTTGCCAACTGCTGGTGAGCATGGCCGAACAGCAACAGACGTTTTACCCGCAGGAACGTAATCCAGATGAGGTGCCTGGCGAAGAGCGCTGA
- a CDS encoding chorismate synthase has product MAGNSIGQFFRVTTFGESHGIALGCIIDGVPPGIPITEADIQLDLDRRRPGTSRYTTQRREPDQVRILSGVFEGVTTGTSIGLMIENTDQRSQDYSTIKDVFRPGHADYTYEQKYGVRDYRGGGRSSARETAMRVAAGAIAKKYLAQKFGVQVRGYLAQIGDISCDLIDWDLVEQNPFFCPDASKLEPLDALMRELKKAGDSIGAKITVVAEHVPVGLGEPVFDRLDADLAHALMSINAVKGVEIGDGFAVVTKRGSENRDEITPQGFQSNHAGGILGGISSGQPVVAHIALKPTSSIMVPGQTINRQGEAVEMVTRGRHDPCVGIRAVPIAEAMMAIVLMDHLLRQRAQCGDVVSDVPRW; this is encoded by the coding sequence ATGGCTGGCAACAGTATTGGGCAGTTTTTCCGCGTCACCACTTTTGGTGAATCTCACGGCATCGCCTTGGGGTGTATTATTGATGGCGTCCCGCCGGGCATTCCAATCACTGAAGCTGACATTCAGTTGGATCTCGACCGGCGTCGCCCGGGTACCTCACGCTATACCACTCAACGCCGCGAGCCGGATCAGGTGCGTATTTTATCTGGCGTGTTTGAGGGAGTAACCACCGGTACCAGCATCGGGTTGATGATTGAGAATACTGACCAGCGGTCACAGGATTACAGCACGATTAAAGATGTCTTCCGCCCAGGCCATGCTGACTATACCTACGAACAAAAATACGGCGTGCGTGACTATCGGGGAGGGGGCCGTTCTTCAGCCCGTGAAACCGCGATGCGTGTTGCCGCCGGTGCCATTGCTAAAAAGTATCTGGCGCAGAAATTCGGGGTGCAGGTGCGTGGCTATCTGGCACAAATTGGCGATATTAGTTGTGATTTGATTGATTGGGATTTGGTTGAACAAAATCCGTTCTTCTGTCCAGATGCCAGTAAGTTGGAGCCGCTGGATGCGCTGATGCGTGAACTGAAAAAAGCCGGTGACTCTATTGGAGCCAAAATTACCGTGGTCGCTGAACACGTGCCGGTTGGTTTGGGTGAGCCAGTATTTGACCGTTTAGATGCAGATTTGGCCCATGCGCTGATGAGTATCAATGCGGTGAAAGGGGTGGAAATCGGTGATGGTTTTGCTGTTGTTACTAAGCGTGGTAGTGAAAACCGTGATGAGATTACCCCACAAGGTTTCCAGAGCAATCATGCCGGGGGCATTTTAGGCGGCATCAGCAGCGGGCAACCGGTTGTGGCCCATATCGCCTTGAAACCGACATCCAGCATTATGGTACCAGGGCAAACCATTAACCGGCAGGGTGAGGCGGTTGAGATGGTTACCCGTGGTCGCCATGACCCTTGTGTCGGTATTCGCGCCGTCCCTATTGCTGAGGCCATGATGGCTATTGTGTTAATGGATCACTTGCTGCGCCAGCGTGCACAGTGCGGTGATGTGGTTTCCGACGTTCCGCGCTGGTAG
- a CDS encoding 50S ribosomal protein L3 N(5)-glutamine methyltransferase, with translation MDKIFVDEAVNELHTIQDMLRWAVSRFNAANIFYGHGTDNPWDEAVQLVFPSLFLPIDIPEDMRSARLTSSERHRIVERVIRRVNERIPVAYLTNKAWFCGMEYYVDERVLVPRSPIAELINNSFDGLIRHQPKHILDMCTGSGCIAIACAYAFPDAEVDAVDISNDVLAVTEHNIQQHEMEHQVTPIRSDLFRDLPPIKYDLIVTNPPYVDAEDMADLPQEFRFEPELGLAAGSDGLKLARRILACAPDFLQDDGVLICEVGNSMVHLMDIYPDVPFTWLEFDNGGDGVFMLTKQQLIDCAPHFSMYRD, from the coding sequence TTGGACAAGATTTTCGTCGATGAAGCAGTAAATGAGCTGCACACCATTCAGGATATGCTGCGCTGGGCAGTTAGCCGGTTTAATGCGGCCAATATTTTTTATGGTCACGGTACTGATAATCCGTGGGACGAAGCAGTACAACTGGTTTTCCCAAGCCTATTTTTACCGATAGATATCCCTGAGGATATGCGCAGTGCGCGCCTGACGTCGAGCGAGCGGCACCGTATTGTCGAACGGGTGATCCGCCGGGTTAACGAGCGAATTCCGGTTGCTTATCTGACCAATAAAGCTTGGTTCTGCGGCATGGAATATTATGTTGATGAGCGTGTATTGGTGCCACGTTCACCGATAGCTGAATTGATTAATAACAGCTTTGATGGTCTGATCAGACACCAGCCTAAGCATATTCTGGATATGTGTACCGGTAGTGGTTGTATTGCTATTGCTTGTGCCTATGCCTTCCCAGACGCTGAAGTGGATGCTGTTGATATCTCTAATGATGTTCTGGCAGTAACTGAACATAATATTCAACAGCATGAGATGGAACATCAGGTCACACCGATTCGCTCTGACCTGTTCCGTGATTTACCGCCAATCAAATATGACTTGATTGTCACTAATCCACCGTATGTTGATGCCGAAGATATGGCCGACTTACCGCAGGAGTTCCGCTTCGAGCCTGAACTTGGGTTGGCTGCTGGCAGCGATGGCTTGAAACTGGCTCGCCGTATTCTGGCTTGCGCCCCGGACTTCTTGCAAGATGATGGCGTGTTGATTTGCGAAGTGGGCAACAGCATGGTGCATTTGATGGACATATATCCTGATGTGCCTTTCACCTGGCTGGAGTTCGACAACGGCGGTGATGGCGTATTTATGCTGACCAAACAGCAACTGATTGACTGCGCTCCGCATTTTAGTATGTACCGCGATTAA
- the sixA gene encoding phosphohistidine phosphatase SixA yields the protein MQVFIMRHGDAALDAASDAQRPLTLCGQDESRQIASWLSEQSVDIDQILVSPYLRAAQTLDVAREVITLPAEQEVMPELTPGGDAAFVCCYLQALAKEDCAAVLVISHLPLVGYLVSELCPGQCPPMFATSAIACVDLNGDTGKGTLDWQVSPSQLLAKTCHG from the coding sequence ATGCAAGTTTTCATTATGCGTCACGGTGACGCGGCCCTTGATGCAGCAAGTGATGCACAACGGCCTCTTACTCTGTGTGGTCAGGATGAGTCACGTCAGATAGCAAGCTGGCTAAGCGAGCAGTCTGTTGATATCGATCAGATTTTGGTTAGCCCTTATCTACGCGCAGCGCAAACATTAGACGTCGCGCGTGAGGTGATTACGCTACCGGCAGAGCAGGAAGTGATGCCAGAATTAACGCCGGGTGGGGATGCCGCTTTTGTCTGCTGCTATTTGCAGGCATTGGCAAAAGAAGATTGTGCCGCAGTGCTGGTCATTTCGCACTTGCCGCTGGTCGGGTATCTGGTTTCTGAGCTTTGTCCAGGGCAATGCCCACCAATGTTTGCCACCTCGGCAATCGCCTGTGTTGATCTTAATGGTGATACCGGGAAGGGGACACTTGATTGGCAGGTCAGCCCGTCACAACTGTTGGCAAAGACTTGCCACGGTTAA
- a CDS encoding beta-ketoacyl-[acyl-carrier-protein] synthase I — MKRAVITGLGIVSSIGNNQQEVLASLQEGRSGITFAQEFKDAGMRSHVWGDVKLASEPKDLIDRKVLRFMSDASIYAFLAMEEAIADSGLSDDQVSNFRSGLVVGSGGGSPRNQVAGSDAMRTPRGLKGVGPYMVTKAMASGVSACLATPFKIKGVNYSISSACATSAHCIGHALELIQLGKQDVVFAGGGEELCWEMACEFDAMGALSTKYNETPAKASRTYDQDRDGFVIAGGGGMVVVEELEHALARGAHIYAEIVGYGATSDGADMVAPSGEGAVRCMQMAMAGVDTPIDYMNVHGTSTPVGDVKELGAIREVFGDNTPAISSTKAMTGHSLGAAGVHEAIFSLLMVEHGFIAPSINIENLDEKAAGMNIITEPTQRELTTVMSNSFGFGGTNATLVMRKYQK, encoded by the coding sequence ATGAAGCGTGCAGTAATTACTGGCTTGGGTATTGTCTCCAGCATTGGTAATAACCAGCAGGAAGTTCTGGCATCTTTGCAGGAAGGCCGCTCTGGCATTACTTTCGCTCAGGAATTTAAAGACGCAGGTATGCGTAGCCACGTATGGGGCGATGTAAAGCTGGCATCTGAGCCTAAAGACCTCATTGATCGCAAAGTGCTGCGTTTTATGAGCGACGCCTCAATTTATGCTTTTCTTGCGATGGAAGAAGCGATAGCAGACTCTGGCCTGTCAGACGATCAGGTATCTAATTTCCGCAGTGGGCTGGTGGTGGGTTCCGGTGGTGGTTCACCCCGTAATCAGGTTGCCGGTTCTGATGCAATGCGTACCCCGCGCGGTTTGAAAGGTGTTGGTCCTTATATGGTGACCAAAGCCATGGCATCTGGTGTGTCCGCGTGCCTGGCAACCCCCTTTAAAATCAAAGGTGTTAACTATTCAATCAGCTCTGCCTGTGCGACGTCTGCGCACTGTATTGGCCATGCTTTGGAGTTAATCCAACTGGGCAAGCAGGATGTAGTGTTTGCGGGTGGTGGTGAAGAACTGTGCTGGGAAATGGCCTGCGAGTTCGATGCCATGGGCGCGTTGTCGACCAAATACAATGAAACTCCGGCTAAAGCTTCCCGTACTTATGATCAAGACCGTGATGGCTTCGTAATCGCCGGTGGTGGCGGTATGGTGGTGGTTGAAGAACTTGAGCATGCTCTGGCGCGTGGTGCTCACATCTACGCTGAGATTGTTGGCTACGGCGCAACCTCTGATGGTGCTGATATGGTTGCACCATCAGGTGAAGGTGCTGTTCGTTGCATGCAGATGGCAATGGCAGGTGTTGATACACCAATTGACTACATGAACGTACATGGCACTTCTACACCGGTTGGTGATGTGAAAGAGCTAGGCGCGATTCGTGAGGTGTTTGGTGATAACACGCCAGCTATTTCCTCAACAAAAGCCATGACCGGTCACTCTCTGGGTGCGGCGGGTGTGCATGAAGCTATCTTCAGCCTGTTGATGGTAGAGCACGGCTTTATCGCACCAAGCATCAATATTGAAAATCTGGATGAGAAAGCGGCAGGGATGAATATCATCACTGAGCCAACTCAGCGCGAACTGACTACTGTTATGTCTAACAGCTTCGGTTTTGGTGGTACTAACGCCACTCTGGTCATGCGTAAATACCAGAAATAA
- a CDS encoding YfcL family protein, with protein MIAEFETHILAQIDDMVEHASDDDLFAGGYLRGHLTLAVAESEEFGEHTAEQLHARVQTSLEKAIKAGELSPPDQVLVLGLWDRLLEQAIK; from the coding sequence ATGATCGCAGAGTTCGAAACGCACATATTAGCGCAGATTGATGACATGGTAGAGCACGCCAGTGATGATGATTTATTTGCCGGCGGCTATCTGCGCGGCCATCTGACCCTAGCCGTGGCAGAATCTGAAGAGTTTGGTGAACATACGGCTGAGCAGTTACATGCCCGCGTGCAGACCAGCCTGGAAAAAGCGATCAAAGCCGGGGAGCTTTCCCCACCGGATCAGGTTTTGGTATTGGGTTTATGGGATCGTTTACTTGAGCAAGCTATAAAATAG
- a CDS encoding elongation factor P hydroxylase has translation MTHDYQQLIDVFNACFSDQYNTRLVKGDDEPIYLPADDEFPYHRVIFAHGYYASGMHEISHWCIAGEERRKLVDFGYWYCPDGRDALTQSQFEVVEIKPQALEWMFCVAAGFPFNVSCDNLEGDCEPDRITFQRKVREQVLWNLENGISPRSAGFIQALQSFYNTPPLVAALFPYPEDLV, from the coding sequence ATGACCCATGATTATCAGCAATTAATCGATGTTTTTAATGCCTGTTTTAGCGACCAATATAATACCCGGCTGGTAAAAGGTGACGATGAGCCTATTTATCTGCCTGCCGATGACGAATTTCCCTATCATCGGGTGATTTTTGCCCATGGTTATTATGCCAGCGGAATGCATGAGATCTCCCATTGGTGTATTGCCGGTGAAGAGCGGCGCAAGTTGGTCGATTTTGGTTATTGGTACTGCCCGGATGGGCGTGATGCATTAACCCAGAGCCAGTTTGAAGTGGTTGAGATCAAGCCACAGGCACTGGAATGGATGTTCTGTGTAGCGGCGGGTTTCCCTTTCAACGTCAGTTGCGACAACCTGGAGGGGGATTGTGAGCCGGATCGCATAACATTCCAGCGCAAAGTACGCGAACAAGTGTTGTGGAATTTAGAAAACGGTATATCCCCACGATCTGCGGGCTTTATTCAGGCACTACAATCGTTTTACAATACGCCGCCGTTGGTAGCCGCGCTTTTCCCTTACCCGGAAGATCTCGTGTAG
- a CDS encoding endonuclease SmrB, protein MKNKYHLTTDDLQLFKESIVGAKKLKQDTIVLHTPPKLGKRIAPEKLLQEQVDASYYFSDEFQPQLDYDGPTRYVRPGVDHFEVKKLRRGDYSPDMFLDLHGLTQKQAKQELGALIAACKREHVHCACVMHGHGKHVLKQQTPLWLAQHPDVLAFHQAPKDWGGTAALLVLIELEE, encoded by the coding sequence ATGAAAAATAAATATCACCTCACGACTGATGATTTACAGCTATTTAAGGAGTCAATAGTTGGGGCGAAGAAGCTGAAACAAGATACGATTGTTCTGCATACACCGCCCAAGTTGGGCAAAAGAATCGCACCGGAAAAATTACTGCAAGAGCAGGTTGATGCCAGTTATTATTTTTCCGATGAATTCCAACCGCAGTTGGATTACGACGGTCCCACCCGCTATGTGCGGCCTGGCGTTGATCATTTTGAAGTTAAAAAGCTGCGGCGCGGTGATTACTCGCCCGATATGTTTTTGGATTTACACGGATTAACCCAGAAACAGGCCAAACAGGAGTTGGGCGCACTGATTGCTGCCTGTAAGCGGGAGCATGTGCATTGTGCCTGCGTGATGCATGGCCACGGCAAACATGTTCTGAAGCAGCAAACCCCTTTGTGGCTGGCGCAGCACCCTGATGTGCTGGCATTCCATCAAGCCCCTAAAGATTGGGGTGGGACTGCGGCATTACTGGTCTTAATTGAGTTAGAAGAATAG